In the genome of Candidatus Omnitrophota bacterium, the window CCGAAACCCTCTTTCAGCGCCTGTTGGACCTCGGGGCGGCTTAAATGGTTCTCCAGTTTCGGGAGGTCTTCCCTTTTTACTTCAGAATCGCCGAGCACGGTCCCGTCCGGCGCGATTATCGTAACCCTGACGCCGAGGTCCGCTCCTATCCTGTTTGCCAGGTCAACGGTGTCCGCGGCCGCGGGTTTCCTGCTGAACTCGCTCTCCAGATAATCTTTGCTTAAAAAGAGTTCTTTTTTCAGGTTGCTCTCGATATCTCTCAGGAGGAAAGATTTCAGGTGGGAATTAAAATATATGTAGGCCGCCGCGAGAATAAAAACAGCGAGCAGGCAGAAGATCGCCGTCAGTTTCCACTGGAGCTTAATCCTCATCGCCTTCCCTGCATCTGTAGCCTAGCCCCCTTACGGTTTCCAGCAGTTCCCCGGCCTTGCCCAATTTTTCCCTTAATCTCTTGATGTGGGTATCGATCGTGCGCGTATCGACATCGGCGGCAATATCCCAGACGTCGGTCAACAGCTGTTCGCGTGACTGGACGCGGCCCTGCCGCTCGACTAATGTCGCGAGCAGCTTGAATTCCATGGGGGTGAGCTCGACCTCTTTCTTCTTCACGGTCACTTTATGCTTCTCTATATCTATTACCAGGTCCCCGGCGTTAATAATATTTTTTTGGGCGGTTTCGGGCTTGCCGCGCTTCAGGATGGCTTTCACCCTCAGGACAAGCTCGCGCGGGCTGAAGGGCTTTACGATATAATCGTCGGCGCCTAATTCAAGGCCGACCACCCTGTCGACCTCCTCACCTTTCGCCGTGACCATTATGACCGGGATATTTTTGAGCTTGGGGTCCTGCTTTATCGAACGGCATACGTCAAATCCGTTTATCTTAGGGAGCATTATGTCGAGGATTATGAGGTCCGGGAAAAATCTTTTAAGGTGCTCGAGCGCCTCCTCGCCGTTAGGCACGGCGAAAGCGTCGAACCCCTCCTTCTCAAGATTGAACTTGATGAGCTTGGAGATGTTCTTGTCGTCTTCTACTATGAGGATCTCTTTTTTCTGCATTTTTTGCTTACCCGTAAAAGGTCCGGGAGTTTATCGGCTATCCCGCATGGCCGGGCCTTCTTCAATTCCGAATGTGACGAAGAACCGCCTAGGACCGCCACAACTTTTACGCCCGCGTTATGGCCGGCATGGACGTCGACGGTCATGTCCCCGACGTAAAGCGCCTCGGATTTTTTTACGCCCAGTTTTTTCAATATCTTCGGTATCAGGAAAGGTTTTGGTTTTATCTCGGTTTTATCTTTCGCGCACGCGATAGCATCGAAATATTTGACGAGGTCGAGGTGCTTCAACAGTATCATGCTGAACTTAGGCGGCCTGTTGCTTGCAACCGCAAGTTTATAACCTTTGTTTTTGAGGCCGCGCAACAGCTGCCTCGCCCCGGGTATGACCTTCGAATACCTCAAAAGCGCTTTCTCGTGATGCGCGCGATAGAGCTTTAGCCCTTCCTTAACATCTTTCTTCTCGACGAAATATTCAATGAAATTCTTGTCGCCGTGGCCGACTGCCCTGCGCACGACCGGCAACTTCGCCTTCGGATACCCGAGTTTTACCAGGGTATAATTCAGGCTCTTCTCGATCGCGGTATACGCGTCGACTATCGTCCCGTCTATATCGAATATTATCAGCTTAAACATCTATTTCGAATATCTTCTGTTTGGAGGTATGCCCCTTGATGAGGTTTACTTTTGATTTCGCGATATCAAAATGCCCGGCGAGGGCTTTTATGACCGCCTCGTTCGCTTTCCCGTCGGCGGGTTTTGCCCTCACCCATACCGAATAATCACTGCCGCCCGTCTTTTCGACCTTCTCCCGGCTGGAGCCGGCCTTGACTTTGACGCTTATCTTCAATTACTTATTCTTCCACTCATACGAGCCGGACGCGTTCATCACCTCGATGGGCGTCCCCGCAGGAGCGTCGTTCTGCAGGCGCTGCGCGTAAAGTTTCTGCACATCTCCGAGAGGCGCGCCGTTCTTCTGCGATATCTCTTTGTATATCGTCATCCTGTCGGCATTTTCCGCGCTGATAAAGTCCGCGGGAGCTCCGCTTCCCTTCGCCTCGACCATGCCGGACCTATTCTCGCCTATAACGCCTTTTCCCTCGAGCGATGAAAGTTCCGCGTACCTGCCCTTACGCCTTGCCGCCGCCTGCTGCACTTCCGGCGATAAAGATTCCTCGGCATAAGCATTGACCATGAGGAAATTCAATTTCATGCCGCCTTCCGGTTTCGGCGCGGCCTTGCCGGATACCGCGTTCTCGATAGCATCGATGTCGTTTGTCACATGTTGGTACACATCGAGCCGCATGGTCACATCGACCTTTATCGCTTCTTTCGGCGCCTTGACCTGCATGCTCATGCATCCCGTACCCAAAAACACGGCCAGCGAGGCCGCCAAGACTGCTATTCCTTTTTTCATCTTTTCCTCTCCTTAAAATCCGTGCAACGCGACCGTAACGTCCCTTTTCCCTTTCGCCCCTTCCAGGATCACATGCAGGAGTATCGAATCCTCGCTCCTGGATATCCCAAGCGTCCCTTTCGTGAAGTCATAATTCCCGAAACTATCCTCGATAAGCGAAAGCGGCTGTTTCGTGTTATCCGCGAGCCTTTTGAGGATCTCCTTGTCGGTTATGACCAGCGAGCCTCCCGGCGCCGCGGTCGAAAAATCCCCTTTTATATCGGTGATATCCTCCTGCTCGCCGCGCAGCGTGATCGCGCCGCTCATAATGCCTTTCATCTCCACGCGGCCTTCGGCATTCAACCCTTTCGGCAGCAAAGCAAGGTCGATCCCCCCGGCTTCGATCTTCGCGTCGTAGACTATCGTCTTGCCTATTGCCATATTTCCGCCCGCGACGGCATTAAGCTTCCAGTCGGCCGTATTCAGTTCCACTGCCATGCCCGTTATGACGAGCGACCTGACCACAAAAGCCTTCCCGGGTTTGAGGGCCGGATATTCGATAATGTCGCGTAATTTTTTTCCCGGAGAGTTGAATTCCAAAGAGCCGCCCTTGACGGCTATCTCGGGTATTATCCTCGTAAATAACGAAAGCGGCGAAAATCTTATCTCTACCTGCTTGATACGGTAGCGCAGGGTATCGCCTTTCTTTATGTCGATCCCGGTGATAGCGACCGTATTCGCGCTCCTGAGTCCGGCGTTCCCGATCGAAACATCATATCCGGGAAACGCGCTTTTGATCTGCCCGACGGCGATATTGACTAACAGGGGCCTGCCGAACAACCACAGGCCCAGCAAGATCACCGGGATAACCGCGAAGAAAACTGATTTCCGTCTCATCTGTCTTTCATAATCCGCTCAAGGGAAAGATCAGGTCTTTCTTGACCTTCGCGCCTTCGAGCGTAACATGGGACGATAGCGACCCCTGCTTGCCCGAGATCTGCAAGGAGCCTTTCGTCAAATCGAAATCTTTCAGGTCCTCGATGGCAGCCGGAGGTTGTTTGGCGGCCTCAGAAAGCTTCTTGAGGAACGCCCCGTCCCTAATGGCTAATTTCCCGGTCGACGCGATCGTCCGGAAATTGGCTTCGATCTCCGTCCCGCCGGCCGGCGTCTTGCGTATCTCTATATTCCCGTCAACCGTAACGTCTGTTTCCCAGTCGGACGTATTCAGGACCAGGTTCAGGTTCGATATTATAACGGACTTCGCCGTAAAACCTTTCCCCGGCTTAAATGCCGGATACCCGGCGGCATCCTTGAGTTTTTTATCCCGGGAATCGACTTCCAGGCGGGCATTTTTTACGACGATCTCCGGAAACTTCTTTGTAAACAGCGAAAGCGGCGAAAATCTTACCTCCAATGCTTTTATCCTGCAGGAGAAGGTGTCTCCTTTCTTCGCGCTGATGCCGGTTATGGCGATCATGTCGGCGCTCCTCACCTCGGTGCTGCCGATCGAGACATCGCAGCCGGGAAACGCATCCTTGATCTCGCTGACAGCCATACCGGCTATCAAAGACCTGCCGAATAATCCGGCCCCAAACACGACCGCCAGTATGACCGCGAAAATAACAAATTCCCGTCTCATCTTTTAAATATATGCCTTACGGCCTTACCTTTCAGGTTATACTTCACTTCGATATCCCCGCCGTGGAAATCTTCCGGGACAAGTTTGGGCCTCAACGCGGCTTTCCCGAAATTGAATTTTACGCCGAGGACCTCGTCTATCAGCGTATAGATATACCAGCTCGCCGAACCGGTCAGGTAAAAATAAAGCCCCCGGCCCTCGTTGTTGAAATATTCCGGTATCATGGGGTATATCCGGGCCGCCTCGCCCGTCGACATCTTATAGATGGAATCGAAGACCTCGCGCCCTTCCTTAATGAAACCTCTTTTATACAGGGCATTCGCCAGCATCACGTTCATGTGGTTGAAGAACGCCCCGTTCTCCTTGTCGCCGTAGGCGAACCCGAACGCGCGGCCGAGGTCCATATATACCGTCCTGAAATCGGTCCCGAGGCGGAACCCGCCGAGTTTCGGGTCCTT includes:
- a CDS encoding response regulator transcription factor, which gives rise to MQKKEILIVEDDKNISKLIKFNLEKEGFDAFAVPNGEEALEHLKRFFPDLIILDIMLPKINGFDVCRSIKQDPKLKNIPVIMVTAKGEEVDRVVGLELGADDYIVKPFSPRELVLRVKAILKRGKPETAQKNIINAGDLVIDIEKHKVTVKKKEVELTPMEFKLLATLVERQGRVQSREQLLTDVWDIAADVDTRTIDTHIKRLREKLGKAGELLETVRGLGYRCREGDED
- a CDS encoding HAD family hydrolase, translated to MFKLIIFDIDGTIVDAYTAIEKSLNYTLVKLGYPKAKLPVVRRAVGHGDKNFIEYFVEKKDVKEGLKLYRAHHEKALLRYSKVIPGARQLLRGLKNKGYKLAVASNRPPKFSMILLKHLDLVKYFDAIACAKDKTEIKPKPFLIPKILKKLGVKKSEALYVGDMTVDVHAGHNAGVKVVAVLGGSSSHSELKKARPCGIADKLPDLLRVSKKCRKKRSS
- a CDS encoding DUF167 domain-containing protein yields the protein MKISVKVKAGSSREKVEKTGGSDYSVWVRAKPADGKANEAVIKALAGHFDIAKSKVNLIKGHTSKQKIFEIDV
- a CDS encoding DUF1318 domain-containing protein; this encodes MKKGIAVLAASLAVFLGTGCMSMQVKAPKEAIKVDVTMRLDVYQHVTNDIDAIENAVSGKAAPKPEGGMKLNFLMVNAYAEESLSPEVQQAAARRKGRYAELSSLEGKGVIGENRSGMVEAKGSGAPADFISAENADRMTIYKEISQKNGAPLGDVQKLYAQRLQNDAPAGTPIEVMNASGSYEWKNK